In Cygnus atratus isolate AKBS03 ecotype Queensland, Australia chromosome 5, CAtr_DNAZoo_HiC_assembly, whole genome shotgun sequence, a single window of DNA contains:
- the LOC118244267 gene encoding carbohydrate sulfotransferase 8-like has translation MDSFHVPTEDWLSIQNDRKNTLASVCQKNNLLKLRSKLDSRVASQLFVEHKHKLTYCEVPKVGCSNWKRIIFILQAGLEVEASEIEHDHIHQTSLIKRLAAYPPPIQEEFLNNYTKVMFTRHPLERLVSAYRDKLLHSEPYYSTTVANEIRAMFRKNKNSSEKVSFQEFVSFIIAKPMNTLDIHWKPMFLLCDPCNIHYDILGKYETLGLDSEHVLKAIGAPESLQYPSLKRYGSEKRTNGDITLEYLRQLSSEQIEKIKKLYEMDFLLFNYTMKYEDYFSLKS, from the exons ATGG ATTCTTTTCATGTTCCCACTGAAGACTGGCTGTCAATTCAAAATGATCGCAAAAACACACTGGCTTCTGTCTGCCAGAAGAACAACCTTCTTAAACTAAGAAGCAAATTGGATTCTCGTGTAGCAAGCCAGCTCTTTGTGGAGCACAAACATAAACTTACCTACTGTGAGGTGCCCAAGGTAGGCTGCTCCAACTGGAAGAGAATCATTTTCATTCTCCAAGCAGGCTTGGAAGTGGAAGCTTCTGAAATTGAGCATGACCACATCCACCAGACCTCACTGATCAAAAGGCTGGCTGCTTACCCTCCCCCTATACAAGAGGAATTTCTGAACAATTACACCAAAGTGATGTTCACCAGACATCCCTTGGAACGGCTGGTTTCAGCTTACAGAGACAAGCTTCTGCACTCTGAGCCATACTATAGTACCACTGTTGCTAATGAGATTAGGGCAAtgttcaggaaaaacaaaaattcttctgaaaaagtgAGTTTCCAGGAGTTTGTCAGCTTCATTATAGCAAAACCAATGAATACTCTTGACATTCACTGGAAACCaatgtttcttctctgtgatCCTTGCAACATTCACTATGATATTCTGGGCAAGTATGAAACTCTTGGGTTAGATTCTGAGCACGTTCTGAAGGCAATTGGTGCACCAGAGAGCCTGCAGTACCCCAGCCTGAAGAGGTATGGCTCAGAGAAACGAACTAATGGTGATATCACCTTGGAATACCTCAGACAGTTGAGCTCAGAACAAATTGAGAAGATCAAAAAATTGTATGAAATGGATTTTCTCTTGTTTAACTATACTATGAAATATgaggattatttttctctgaaaagctaA